The genomic stretch TGCAGCGGCGCGCCGCGCTTCTACGTCGACTCGTTCCACAGCTGGCCGGCGAACTTCCTGCTGTCCTACAGGGCGCTCTGACCGCAGCCACTCGCTCATCGCCCGTTTCCGCCTGTCGAGGTTGATCTCGGCGATCGCGGTCTCCGGCGTCGTGCGCATGTGATCGGTGGCGAGCTCGCCGATGCCCCTGGTGCAGCCACCGAAGTGGACGGACGGTTCGCTGCGCTGCGGCCGGAGCGTCCGGGGCAACCCGGCGTTCACCTCGGCGACCAGCTGACATTCGGGGTCGATGAAGGGAATCGTGGCGCGGCCGCGCATGGTGTCACGTCGATGCCAGGACCACGCACAGTGGACGGTTCGTGACACCATGAGCGGGTGCGGAACACCGACGCCACAGCTCCGGCGGAGCGCGCCCAGGCCGGCATCCGCAGCTGGATCCGGCAGGCCGGCGCCGGCTTGCGCACGGCCACCCCGTACGGCATTGTCGCGATCCTCGCCGCGTCGGCGGTCGCCCCGGTCGCCGGCGCCGCGCTCGGGGCGCCCGCCGAGTACGCGACCGCGCTCGACCAGCTCGGCGGCATGGGCAGCAATTACCTGTCCGACACGCTCGCCGCCGCGGCCCGCCGGCTGCGCGACGACGAAACCGGCCCCGTGGCTTGGCGTGAGGCGGTCGCCGCCGAGTTGCTCGCCCGGCTGGAGGCCGGCGACGAACAGGCCGCGGCGCTGCGCGACGAGGTGGCCGCGCTGCTGCACGAGGTGGACGCGGTCGGCGTCGCGCTGCGGGCCGCGGACGAGCGCGGGCAGCAGGCCCTGGCCCTGGTCTTCGGCGCGCTGGGCGAGGACGTCGGGCGGCTCCAGGTGCTCGCCGAGGACGCCGCGCAGACGCTCGCGGACATTCAGCGGCAGCTCGCCGAGCAGGGACGCACGCAGCGCCAGCACACCGACCTGTTGCGGCAGTCGCTGGTCGCGGTGGCCCAGTTGCGCCAGGCGGTGCTGCGCGGCGTGCCGGAGCCCGACGCGGAGCCCGCAACCGGCGGTGCGGAACCGGGCGAGGCGGCCTCCCCGTATCCCGGTCTGACCAGTTTCCGTTCCTCCGACGCCCGCTGGTTCCGCGGCCGGGAGTCTCTGATCGCCGAGCTGCTCGGCCGGCTCAGCGAGCACCTGCTGGGTGGCCCGCCGGTGGTTGTCGTCGGGGTGTCCGGGGTGGGTAAGTCGTCGCTGCTGCACGCCGGGGTGCTCCCGGCGATCGCGGACGGCAGCCTCGGCGAGGACAGCGGCGCCTGGCCCTGGCTGGTGATGACACCCGGCTCCGCACCGCTGGCGGAGCTCGTGGGCCGCACCGCCGGTCTGGCGGACGCCGACCCCGCCCAGGCGCTGGCCGCCGTCCGCGACAACCCGGCCGGCTTCGGCGAGCTCGCGGCCAGGGCCGGCGGCGACGGCCGGCTGATCATCGTGGTCGACCAGTTCGAGGAGTTGTTCACCCAGTGCCCGGACCAGGCGGAACGCGCCGCGTTCGCGGCGGCGATGGCCGCCGCGACGCCCGCCTTGGTGCTGCTCGCGGTGCGGGCCGACTTCTATCCGCAGTGCACCGAGCTGGCGGCCCTGGTGCCGATGCTCGCCGGTCAGGTGGTGGCCGGCCCGCTGCGGACCGCCGACCTGCGCCGCGCGATCCGTGAACCGGCCACCGAGGCCGGCCTGACAGTCGAGCCGGGCCTCGAGGAGTTGCTGCTGACCGACCTCGGCGCGCCCGGCTATCAGCCGGGCGCGCTGCCGCTGCTCGCCCACGCCCTGCGCGCGACCTGGGAACGCCGCGAGGGCGAGACAATGACGGTCGGCGCGTACCGCCGGACCGGAGGGATTCGCCGTGCTGTCGCCGAGACCGCCGAGCACATTTACGCCGGTCTGGACGAGGCGGGCCGGGCAGCCCTTCGGGCGGCACTGCTGAGCCTGGTCACCATCGTGGACGATGTACCGGTCCGGCGTCGTTCCAGCCTGCAGGAGACCGAACTGACGGTGCTGCGCCCGATGATCGAGGCACGCCTGGTCACCACCGGCCGGGAAACCGTGGAGATCAGCCACGAGGCGCTGCTGACCGGCTGGCCCCGGCTGGCGTCCTGGCTGGTGGAGGCGCGCGAGGAGATCCTGCTGCGGCAGCGGCTCGGCCAGGCGGCCGCCGAGTGGACGGCCTCGGGTGAGGACGCGGACGCGCTCTATCGGGGTGCGCGGCTCGCGACGGCGCGCGAGTGGGCCGCCGGCCGTGACGACCTGCCCGGCGTGCAGCGACGTTTCCTGGCGGCGTCGGAGGCCGCGGCCCACGCCCACGAGATGGCGCAGCGGCGGACCAACCGGCGGCTGCGCCGGCTGGTGGCCGGGCTGGCGGTCGCCCTGCTGCTGGTGGTGACCGGCGCGGTGGTGGTGTGGCGCCAACGGGTCCAGGCCGACCTGGAACGCCGGGAGGCGACGTCGCGGCAACTCGCGGCGGAGGCCCGGACCGACTTCTGGAGCGATCCGGACCGGTCGGCCCGCCGCTCGCTGGCGGCATGGCAGTCCGCCCGTACGCGGGAGGCCCGCAGCGCCCTGCTTCAGGCCCAGCACACCGCGGTCGTCGGCCGACTCGGCTCCGAATCGGGCGCGTTCAGGGTCGCGGTGAGCGCCGACGGCCGCCTCGTGGCCGTCGGGTTCCAGGACGGGCGGGTCCAGTTGTGGGACAGCAGGAGCCAGCAGCGGGTCGGCCCGGAACTGCGTCACCCGGCCGACAGACAGGGCGGCACCGGCCCGAACGCCGACCGGCCGGCCAGGCTGATCTCACTCAGCTTCTCGCCGGACGGCCGGTTCCTGGCCGGCGGCTCGCTGGCGCTGGAGAACGGTGTCGCGATCTGGGAAGTGCCCAGCGGAACGCTGCATCGGACCTTTCCGGGGTTCGGCGCTGTCGCCTGGCTGCCGGACGCAACCGCTGTTCTGGCCAGGCGCCCCGACGTGAATCCGGCCGGGCAGATCGGCGCCTGGGATCCGGCGGACGGCCGGGCACTCGCGTCGATACGCACCGGCGTGCCGGTGGTCCTCGACTTGGCGGTGAGCCAGGACGGGAATCTCCTGGCAGTCGCCGGCGACGACACCGGCGAGATCATCCGTCGGGCCGACGGGCGCAGGCTCGCCGAGTTGGGATCGAAGGTGCACTCCGTCGGCTTCGCCGCCGACAACACCGTGTTCAGCGCCGGAGTGGACGGCCCGGTGCGGGCCTGGCGGCCGTCCACCGACTGGCGGCCGGTCACTTTGAACGACGTGGGAACCGGTGACACGAACGCCCGTCTCGCGGTCAGCCACGACGGCACCGCGATCATCGGTGGCGACCGGCCCCGGGAGGTTCTTGCTCTCACCCTGGGCGGCCCTCGCCTGCCGGTGACCGGTTTCCCCAGCGTCCCGTCCGATCTGGCGCTCTCCGGTGACGACCGGCTGCTCGTCCTCGTCAGCCAGACCGCCCCGCCGCACCTCATCAGGCTCGGCGATCAACAGCTGCCGCACCCGCAGCTCGTCGGTCATCTCGCCTTCGACCCGGCCGGGCAGAGGCTCGCCACCGGCAGCAACGATCCGGCGATCAGGATCTGGGATCCGCGAACAGGGTCGCTGCGCGACACCGTCACCGTGCCCGGCGATGCCGACCCGCTGGGCCTGGCCTACGCGCCGGACGGTTCGCTCGCGGCCGCCTTCGCGGACGGCCGGATCCGGGTCTTCGACGCCGCCCACCGGCCACGTCGCACGCTGACGATCCCACCGGAGCTCTACCCGGGGGACGTCGCCTTCTCACCGGACGGGTCGCTGCTGACCGTTCTGACGAGCCACCGCGACCCGGACGATCAGGGCACTTCGAAGATTCAGGAGCGCGACGACCCCGACGTCGCTGTCTGGGACGCCCGGACCCTCCAGCCGCGTGCTCCGCTGAAGCTGCCCGGACACATGTCCATCGCCCAGGCCTTCACCCCGGACGGACGGTACCTGCTTGTCGGGTCGAACCGGAGCCCGGAGCGCGGCGGGCAAGACGCGGCGATCTGGCGGTACAGCCTGCCTGACCTGTCACTGGTCGACCGGCGGGACATGCCGGGAAGCTCGGTGGTCGAGCTCGCGGTCAACCCGGACAGCACCATGGTGGCTCTCGCGCACGGGCGCAGCGCGCCGATCCTGCGCGTCGACGGGCTGACCCCCGCCGGAACCATCGGCGAACATCCCGTGCCGCTGTCCCGGGTGGCCTGGTCACCGGACGGCCGCACACTGGCCACCGCGACCGACGACAACTCCGACTTCGCCAGGCTGTGGGACACCGGCAGCGGCAGCCTGCTGGCCGAGGTGCGCGCGAACGGCAGCCCGCACGGACCGATCGTGTTCTCCCCGGACGGCAGCACCTTCGTCGCCGGCACGGGGGACTGGACGGTCACGCAATGGCTCCTCGACCCGGACGACGCCGTACGGCGGGTGTGCGCCATGCTCGTGCCCGCCTCCCGGCACGGTGGCGAGGAACTGCCCGGCCAGTGCCGGTGATCGCGGGCTCAGGACCGGGGAGGGTGGCGCGGCGGCCGGACGGTGACGGTGGCGCCCCCGCGTCCGGAGTTCGGACCTTCCCACTCTCTTAAGGTCGGCCCGTCGGCGGCCGATGTCCCGGGTATGACGAGAATGCCGGTCGGAACGGCCCGCAGCAGCCACGAAGACGCCACCACCGCGGGGTCCGCCGCCGCCCGTGCGGCCCTGGCCGGGCTCGACGGCGCCGACCCCGACCTGGTGATCGTGTACGCCTCGATCCGGTACGACCTGGCCGCGCTGCTCGCCGGCATCCGCGCCGTCACCGGGGAGACGCCACTGATCGGCGCCACGACCAGCGGGCAGTTCACCGAGGGCGAGTTCATCCCGCCCGGCCCGGCGGTCAGCGTGATGATCCTCGGCGGGGGCCGGTACCAGTTCGGCACGGCGGTCGTCGGCGGCATCAGCGACGACACCGTCGCGGCCGGCCATGACCTGGCCCGGCGGGCTCTCGGCGCCGCGGGTCCGGCGACTGCCCCGCACGGCGCCCTGCTGGTGCTGGCCGACGGCATGGCGGGTGACATGCAGGGACTGCTCACCGGGATGCACCGGGTCACCGGCGCCCGGATCCCGGTGGTCGGCGGGGCGGCCGGGGACGACCGCACGTTCGCCGGCTCGTCGGTGTTCCACGGCGGCGAGGTGGTCGCCAACGGCGCCGTCGCGGCCTGGATCGGCTCGGAGCATCCCCTGCGCGTGGTGTCCGGGCACGGCTGGCAGCCCGAGGGCCTGCCCATGCTGGTCACCCGCGTCGAGGGGCAGGTGGTGCACGAGATCGACGGTCGCCCGGCCATCGAGGTCTACCGGGAGGTGGTCGTGGACGACGCCCCGGCCGCGGTGCCCGAGGGCGCCCGCGTCGACTGGCGCACAGCACACTCGTTCGGCCTGATCGAGCCGGACGGCACACAGGTCGTCCGGGGCGCGTACGTGGACGAGCACGGCGCCCTGCGGACCTTCACGCCGCTCCCGGAGTACTGCGCCGTGCAGATTGTCTCCGCCGACCAGCAGAGCCTGCTCGAGGTCATCGACGAGGTGGTCGAGGACGCCCTCAGCGACATCGCCGACCCGGCCGTGATGCTGACGTTCAGCTGCATCGCCCGGCTGGACCTGCTGCGCGACCGCGAGGGCGAGGAGGCCGCCCGGCTCCACAAGGCCAGCGGTTCCGTCGCCACGTTCGGCTTCTACACGTACGGGGAGTTCGCCCGGTCCGTCAGCGTGTCCGGGTACCACAACGCCACCATCACCGCACTGGCCCTGTGAGCGGGGAACACCGATGGACAAGACAGCGTCCGAAGACGCGCTCAGGGAGAAGCTGGCGGGCGCCACCGCGGCCGCGGCCGACGCGTACCGGCAGACCTCGCGCCTGATCCGGGTGCTCACCGTGCTGGGGCAGCCGTCCTCGCCGACCGAGCTCGTGGAGCGCACGCTCGCCGTGCTGTCGCAGGTCTACGCCGCCGACGTCACCGTGTCGGCGCGGGTCGTGGCCGGCCGCCTCCAGCTCACCGGCAGCTGCGGCATCCCCGAGGGCGACGCCGCGTACACCGACGGCTGGCCGCTCACCGGGGCCGGGGCGGAGGCCATCGCGGCCGGGCAGGCGATCGCGCGTACGGGATCCGCCCTTGACCCGGAGGCCGACTTCCCGCCCTCGCTCGCCGGCCTGGCGCCCGCCTCGGCCGTCTGGGTGCCGGTCGGCGAGAACGGCACGGCCGACGAGCTGCTGATGATGTTCCGCTCCCGCCCCGACGGCTTCCCCTCCGCCGACCTGCCGGTGCTGCGGTCCGTGGCCTCCCGGCTCCGGCTCGCGGTGCAGGCCCGCCGCCGCACCGCGACCGTGGAGACCCTGGCCACGCTCGGGCACCGCCTCACGAGCTACCTCGACCTGCCGACGCTGTTCGACCAGGCCGCGCGGCTCTTCCCGGGACTGGTGGGCGGGGTCGACGGCGGTGTGGCGACGATCGAGAACGGCGTCGCGACGCTCGCTGCGGCCACCGGTCACGACGTCCTGCCCGCCGGGTACTCGCTGCCGTGCGAACAGATGTGGGGCTGGCCGGCCCTGAGCGCCGGTGAGACGTACACCGGCGTGCACACCGGGTTCCCGATAGGCGGTTCGGTGCTGGCGGTGCCGGTGATGCGCGACGGCAGCCCCACCGCCGTGCTGTACGCCTTCCGCCGCGACAGCGTGCCGTTCCACTCCGAGGCAGCCGAGGCGGGCACCTTCTTCGGCACGTACGTCGGCGTCGCGATGAACAACGCCGAGCTGTACCTGGCCCTGCAGGCGAGCGAGAACTCCCTGCGCCTGATCACCGATTCGATCAGCGACCTCATCGCGGTGGTCGACGACTCCGGTCGCTTCGTGTACGCGTCGCCGTCGTACGAGCGTGAGCTGGCGCTGCCGCCGGGCCGGCTGCTCGGTGCCCCGGTGACCGGCCTGGCGCACCCGAGCGACCGGGCCGCGGTCGCCGCCGCTCTGGCCGGCCCGGCGCACACCCCGACGATCGAGTACCGGTTGCTGACCGGCGACGACCGGTGGGTGTGGGTGGAGAGCGCCCTGCGCCCGGTGGTGACCGACAACACCGTCGTGCTGTCGTCGCGGGTGATCGACCGGCGTCGCCGTCTCGAGGACGAGCTGCGCCGGCGGGCCACCCACGACCCGCTGACCGGCCTGGCCAACCGCGCGCTCACCGCGGAGCGGCTCAACGCGGCGCTCGCCCGGACGGACGCCGCCGACCACGTCGGCCTGCTCTTCTGCGACCTCGACAAGTTCAAGGACGTCAACGACCGGCTCGGCCACGAGGCCGGCGACCAGCTGCTGGTGCAGGCGGCCGACCGGCTGCGTGGCTGCATGCGCGAGGGCGACCTGCTGGCCCGGTTCGGCGGCGACGAGTTCGTCGTCCTGCTCGACGGCGTCGCCGACCTGGACGGCGTCCTCGGCGTCGGCGACCGGGTCGTGGCGGCGATGGAGGTTCCGTTCACCCTGCTCGACGAGCGGGTCGAGATCTCGGCCAGCGTGGGCGGCGTGCTCGGCGTCCGCGGCCAGGCCGACCCGGCCACCATGCTGCGTGACGCGGACGCGGCCATGTACGCGGCCAAGCACGCCGGACGAGGCCGCGCCGAGGTGTTCGACGACGCCGCCTCCCGCCGCAGCCTGGACCGGCTCCAGCTCCGCTCCGACCTGGCCTTCGCGTCCGCCCGCGGTGAGCTGGCCGTGCACTACCAGCCGATCGTCGAGCTGCGCAGCAGCCGGATCATCGGGTTCGAGGCGCTCTGCCGGTGGCACCACCCCGTACGCGGCCTGGTGCCGCCGGACGAGTTCATCCCGCTGGCCGAGGAGAGCGGGGCCATCGCCGACATCGGCGAGTGGGTGCTGGGGCAGGCGTGCCGCCAGCTCGCCGAGTGGCAGCGGCTGCTGCCCGGGGACCGGCTCAGCATCAGCGTCAACCTGTCGCCGGTGCAGCTGCAACAGGGGGATGCCGCCGCGCGTACGTTGAAGCTGATCGCGGACAGCGGCGCCGACCCGGCGGACGTGTGGCTGGAGACCACCGAGCACAGCGCCATCCGTGTCGACGTCAACGAGTTCGCCACCCGCCTGCGCGCGGCCGGCGTCCACTTCGCGCTGGACGACTTCGGCATCTCGTACTCCAGCCTCGACCATCTCAAGCGGCTCCCGGTCGAAACCGTCAAGATCGACCGCTCGTTCGTGGCCGGCCTGCCCGACACGGCCACCGACCGGGGCATCGTCCGCGCCGTGCTCGCCATCGCGGAGTCGCTGAACCTGACCGTGGTCGCCGAGGGCATCGAGACGCCGGAGCAGCAAGCGGACCTGGTGGCCCTGGGCTGCCGGCTCGGCCAAGGCTACCTGTTCTCCCGCCCGGTGCCGGCGAACGAGGCGACGGCCTTGCTGCTCACCGGAGCCCGGCAGCCCTCCGCGGCGTGACCGCCTCGGCCCGGTGCTGTAGAGACTGCACGTTCTGCTGTGCGTGGCGTGCTCGGTGACTCGGGTGAACGGCTCGCGGCCGCATTCGGCCGGGCTGCGCGCAGGAGCGGCGGATATTTGATTCGCTCGGGGAACTGGCATCGCGCCCTGACCCGGAGCGCTTGTCGGATTCCCACCACGGCGGTCAGGTGGCGGGAGGGGTTCCTTGCCGGCTGCGGCGGGCCGTTCGGGCCGGATCGGTGTCATCCGCGGTGGACGGGTGCCGGGGCTTGGCGGGCGGGACGGTCGTCCAGGGTGTGTCGGCGGCGGCGTGCAGCCCTGCTGACAGGATGCTGCTCCCCAGCAGCGCGCCCACCTGGTGCGGGCCGGCCCCGGTCAGTTCGCCGGCGACCGCGCAGAGGCGGCCGAAGCAGTCGCGGACGCGTGTGCCGATGACCGGGTCGGAACCGGCCGCGAACCCCTGCAGGAGAACGGTGATCGTGGCCCGGTCGGCCAGGAGGCTCCGGAACCCCTTCTCGAGCCCGGCAGCCGTCGGTTCCCCCTCCGCCGCCCGGCGCAGCGCCGCCTCGGCCCGGTCCGACGCCCGTTGCAGGGCCGCGCAGAAGAGCTCGCGTTTCGTCGTGAACAGGCGGACCACGTACGGCTGGGACACGCCCGCCAACCGCGCGACGTGGTGTGTCGAGGTGCCGGCGTAGCCGCCGTCGCCGAAGGCCGTGACGGCTGCGGCCAGCACCTGTTCGCGCCGTTCCGCAGCCGTCATTCTGCTCCGCCGCATGGTTGCGCTCAGTGGTTGTACGGCATCGTGGGGAACCATCCGTGCCCGAACATCGCCGGCAGCCGGATGTCCCAGTAGACGACCGTGAAGACGCCCAGCGCGATCAGCAGGGCGCCGGTCACCGCGACGGTGCGGCCGGGGCTGGTGGCCAGCCAGTCGATGACCCGGCCCCGGCTGATCAGCACGACCAGGCTGAACAACGCGGTGACGATGACGATGTTGCCGAGCGACTGCAAGATGAACGCGCCGGCGCCGTACAGCGGGTTGCCGCTGTCGACGGCCCAGTGGAACAGCTTGTTGAACAGCGGGTACGGGCGTCCGATGAGGAACCCGCCGACCAGCGCTCCGAGGGTGACGACCCGGGCGACCGGGCGCCGGGCGAACGGGTCGGGCAGCACACCCAGCGACGCCAGTCCGAGGTAGACGAACGCGAGCCCGATCAGGCCGAAGACGATCATCGACTGCCACAGCCGTACGGGTATGCCGCCGGCGGAGGCGGTCGACAACTGCGGCATCCGGTCGCCGACGAGCACGCCGACGAACCCGTACACGCCGGACACGACGACCATCCCGAGGGTCAGCCAGCCGACCGGCCGCAACAGGCCCCGGAGCCGGGTGCGGGTGGGCGAGCTGGAACTGGCCTGGCTCATCGGGCCGATCGACGCCGCCATCGCGATGTTGCAGGCGGTGAACGTGCCGGCCAGCCCGGACACGAAGGCGAAGATCAGGCCGGCTGCGGCGCCGCCGAGGGCGGTGGCCTTGGCGTCCCGCCCCAGCAGGGTGTTGGCTACATTGTCGCCGATGACGTGGTCGACGAACTCGAACGACCACAGGACGGCGAGCAGCAGGCCCGCCGCGACGCTGGCGGCGATGAGCCGTCCGCGGCGCGGGGCGGCGGCAGTGGGCAGCGGGGTGAGGATGTCCCTCTTGCCGGTGGTGGTCACCGGAAGATCTCCACGTGGTCAGCGGCCCACCGGTCGAAGGTGTACGGCGCCCGGCCGATGATCTTTTCGAC from Paractinoplanes brasiliensis encodes the following:
- a CDS encoding FIST signal transduction protein; the protein is MTRMPVGTARSSHEDATTAGSAAARAALAGLDGADPDLVIVYASIRYDLAALLAGIRAVTGETPLIGATTSGQFTEGEFIPPGPAVSVMILGGGRYQFGTAVVGGISDDTVAAGHDLARRALGAAGPATAPHGALLVLADGMAGDMQGLLTGMHRVTGARIPVVGGAAGDDRTFAGSSVFHGGEVVANGAVAAWIGSEHPLRVVSGHGWQPEGLPMLVTRVEGQVVHEIDGRPAIEVYREVVVDDAPAAVPEGARVDWRTAHSFGLIEPDGTQVVRGAYVDEHGALRTFTPLPEYCAVQIVSADQQSLLEVIDEVVEDALSDIADPAVMLTFSCIARLDLLRDREGEEAARLHKASGSVATFGFYTYGEFARSVSVSGYHNATITALAL
- a CDS encoding nSTAND1 domain-containing NTPase; the protein is MRNTDATAPAERAQAGIRSWIRQAGAGLRTATPYGIVAILAASAVAPVAGAALGAPAEYATALDQLGGMGSNYLSDTLAAAARRLRDDETGPVAWREAVAAELLARLEAGDEQAAALRDEVAALLHEVDAVGVALRAADERGQQALALVFGALGEDVGRLQVLAEDAAQTLADIQRQLAEQGRTQRQHTDLLRQSLVAVAQLRQAVLRGVPEPDAEPATGGAEPGEAASPYPGLTSFRSSDARWFRGRESLIAELLGRLSEHLLGGPPVVVVGVSGVGKSSLLHAGVLPAIADGSLGEDSGAWPWLVMTPGSAPLAELVGRTAGLADADPAQALAAVRDNPAGFGELAARAGGDGRLIIVVDQFEELFTQCPDQAERAAFAAAMAAATPALVLLAVRADFYPQCTELAALVPMLAGQVVAGPLRTADLRRAIREPATEAGLTVEPGLEELLLTDLGAPGYQPGALPLLAHALRATWERREGETMTVGAYRRTGGIRRAVAETAEHIYAGLDEAGRAALRAALLSLVTIVDDVPVRRRSSLQETELTVLRPMIEARLVTTGRETVEISHEALLTGWPRLASWLVEAREEILLRQRLGQAAAEWTASGEDADALYRGARLATAREWAAGRDDLPGVQRRFLAASEAAAHAHEMAQRRTNRRLRRLVAGLAVALLLVVTGAVVVWRQRVQADLERREATSRQLAAEARTDFWSDPDRSARRSLAAWQSARTREARSALLQAQHTAVVGRLGSESGAFRVAVSADGRLVAVGFQDGRVQLWDSRSQQRVGPELRHPADRQGGTGPNADRPARLISLSFSPDGRFLAGGSLALENGVAIWEVPSGTLHRTFPGFGAVAWLPDATAVLARRPDVNPAGQIGAWDPADGRALASIRTGVPVVLDLAVSQDGNLLAVAGDDTGEIIRRADGRRLAELGSKVHSVGFAADNTVFSAGVDGPVRAWRPSTDWRPVTLNDVGTGDTNARLAVSHDGTAIIGGDRPREVLALTLGGPRLPVTGFPSVPSDLALSGDDRLLVLVSQTAPPHLIRLGDQQLPHPQLVGHLAFDPAGQRLATGSNDPAIRIWDPRTGSLRDTVTVPGDADPLGLAYAPDGSLAAAFADGRIRVFDAAHRPRRTLTIPPELYPGDVAFSPDGSLLTVLTSHRDPDDQGTSKIQERDDPDVAVWDARTLQPRAPLKLPGHMSIAQAFTPDGRYLLVGSNRSPERGGQDAAIWRYSLPDLSLVDRRDMPGSSVVELAVNPDSTMVALAHGRSAPILRVDGLTPAGTIGEHPVPLSRVAWSPDGRTLATATDDNSDFARLWDTGSGSLLAEVRANGSPHGPIVFSPDGSTFVAGTGDWTVTQWLLDPDDAVRRVCAMLVPASRHGGEELPGQCR
- a CDS encoding TetR/AcrR family transcriptional regulator, whose amino-acid sequence is MTAAERREQVLAAAVTAFGDGGYAGTSTHHVARLAGVSQPYVVRLFTTKRELFCAALQRASDRAEAALRRAAEGEPTAAGLEKGFRSLLADRATITVLLQGFAAGSDPVIGTRVRDCFGRLCAVAGELTGAGPHQVGALLGSSILSAGLHAAADTPWTTVPPAKPRHPSTADDTDPARTARRSRQGTPPAT
- a CDS encoding putative bifunctional diguanylate cyclase/phosphodiesterase — encoded protein: MDKTASEDALREKLAGATAAAADAYRQTSRLIRVLTVLGQPSSPTELVERTLAVLSQVYAADVTVSARVVAGRLQLTGSCGIPEGDAAYTDGWPLTGAGAEAIAAGQAIARTGSALDPEADFPPSLAGLAPASAVWVPVGENGTADELLMMFRSRPDGFPSADLPVLRSVASRLRLAVQARRRTATVETLATLGHRLTSYLDLPTLFDQAARLFPGLVGGVDGGVATIENGVATLAAATGHDVLPAGYSLPCEQMWGWPALSAGETYTGVHTGFPIGGSVLAVPVMRDGSPTAVLYAFRRDSVPFHSEAAEAGTFFGTYVGVAMNNAELYLALQASENSLRLITDSISDLIAVVDDSGRFVYASPSYERELALPPGRLLGAPVTGLAHPSDRAAVAAALAGPAHTPTIEYRLLTGDDRWVWVESALRPVVTDNTVVLSSRVIDRRRRLEDELRRRATHDPLTGLANRALTAERLNAALARTDAADHVGLLFCDLDKFKDVNDRLGHEAGDQLLVQAADRLRGCMREGDLLARFGGDEFVVLLDGVADLDGVLGVGDRVVAAMEVPFTLLDERVEISASVGGVLGVRGQADPATMLRDADAAMYAAKHAGRGRAEVFDDAASRRSLDRLQLRSDLAFASARGELAVHYQPIVELRSSRIIGFEALCRWHHPVRGLVPPDEFIPLAEESGAIADIGEWVLGQACRQLAEWQRLLPGDRLSISVNLSPVQLQQGDAAARTLKLIADSGADPADVWLETTEHSAIRVDVNEFATRLRAAGVHFALDDFGISYSSLDHLKRLPVETVKIDRSFVAGLPDTATDRGIVRAVLAIAESLNLTVVAEGIETPEQQADLVALGCRLGQGYLFSRPVPANEATALLLTGARQPSAA